The Verrucomicrobiota bacterium genome has a window encoding:
- a CDS encoding YihY/virulence factor BrkB family protein, translated as MAPSRHISSQSAPQTHGDRPAEARKTTAGKPLAAKALPAQAWVLLKDTALKWLQDQCPQLGAALAYYTVFSLAPLVLVLLAVFSLVYGGNEHAREKITDQLRYFVDPSGIKVVQDIAANAAKPKGGILASALGVIIALFGASGVFGALQNALNTIWSVKPKPGQGVWGFLRARFLSFAMVGGVCFLLLVSLTVESLLKGFSGYLKSALPGGDTVALAVFLVFDLAVLILLFAMIFRYLPDARIAWRDVWVGAALTAVLFGIGKFVLGLYLGSGAAGSAYGAASSLITLLLWVFYAAQILLFGAEFTEVYANAYGSHVQPEAHAVKVERRETEVPPDRPS; from the coding sequence CCCCGCCGAGGCGCGCAAGACGACGGCCGGTAAGCCGCTGGCCGCGAAGGCCTTACCGGCTCAAGCCTGGGTCCTGCTCAAAGACACCGCCTTGAAGTGGCTTCAAGACCAATGCCCGCAACTGGGGGCGGCCCTGGCCTATTACACCGTCTTTTCCTTAGCCCCGCTGGTACTGGTGCTCTTGGCCGTCTTCAGCCTGGTTTATGGGGGCAACGAGCACGCCCGAGAAAAGATCACCGACCAATTGCGCTATTTCGTCGATCCCAGCGGGATCAAGGTCGTCCAAGACATCGCTGCCAACGCCGCAAAACCCAAAGGCGGCATCCTGGCGAGCGCCCTCGGCGTCATTATCGCGTTGTTTGGCGCCAGCGGTGTCTTTGGCGCACTGCAGAACGCGCTCAACACGATTTGGAGCGTCAAGCCCAAACCCGGCCAAGGGGTCTGGGGTTTTTTGAGGGCGCGCTTTCTGTCGTTTGCGATGGTGGGCGGGGTGTGCTTCCTCCTCCTGGTCTCGCTGACGGTCGAAAGTCTGCTCAAAGGTTTCAGCGGCTATCTTAAAAGCGCGCTGCCCGGCGGCGATACGGTGGCACTGGCGGTCTTTCTTGTGTTCGACCTTGCAGTGCTCATTCTGCTCTTTGCGATGATTTTCCGTTACCTGCCGGATGCCAGGATCGCCTGGCGCGACGTGTGGGTTGGCGCAGCGCTGACTGCGGTGCTCTTCGGGATCGGCAAGTTCGTGCTGGGCTTATACCTTGGAAGCGGCGCGGCCGGCTCGGCCTATGGGGCGGCCAGTTCGCTGATCACCTTGCTTCTGTGGGTCTTTTACGCCGCCCAGATCTTGCTCTTCGGCGCGGAGTTTACCGAGGTGTACGCCAACGCCTACGGCTCGCACGTGCAACCCGAGGCGCACGCCGTCAAGGTGGAACGCAGGGAGACCGAGGTGCCCCCCGATCGACCCTCATGA